One stretch of Arachis hypogaea cultivar Tifrunner chromosome 20, arahy.Tifrunner.gnm2.J5K5, whole genome shotgun sequence DNA includes these proteins:
- the LOC140183023 gene encoding uncharacterized protein has translation MPASLIKKLCLTQEVKPTHICLQLTDGSVKFPSGMVEDMIVRVGPFSFPTDFVVLEMEEHKSASLILGRPFLATGRTLIDVQKGKVTLRVNEDEFVLNAIKVMQHPDTPEVCMSIDIIDSLVEEVNVVERLEEDLDDIFYDAKPDLEAPEEIKETLKAPEVEAGPPKLEIKLLPSFLKYIFLGDGDTYHVIISSALEPQEEKALIQRRDSGSYGIAMAQIMEDTLERAGNLPQSHDMPQQGILEIELFDVWRIDFMGPFPPSFSNTYILVAVDYVSKWVEAVASPPNDAK, from the exons ATGCCTGCGTCATTAATAAAGAAGCTCTGTTTAACTcaggaagtcaaaccaacccacaTATGCCTTCAGCTTACTGATGGCTCTGTCAAGTTCCCATCAGGTAtggttgaagacatgattgttagggttggaccCTTTTCTTTCCCCACAGATTTTGTGGTGCttgaaatggaagagcacaagagtgcatcccttATTTTAGGGAGACCCTTCCTGGCTACAGGAAGGACCCTCATTGACGTgcaaaaagggaaagtaaccttgagagtcaatgaggatgaattcGTGCTGAATGCTATTAAGgtcatgcagcatccagacaccccagagGTGTGTATGAGTATTGACATCATTGACTCCCTAGTGGAAGAAGTGAATGTAGTTGAGAGACTCGAAGAAGATCTGGATGACATATTTTATGATGCCAAGCCTGACTTGGAGGCAccagaagaaataaaggagacttTAAAAGCTCCTGAAGTAGAGGCTGGGCCTCCCAAACTTGAGATCAAGCTGTTACCATCATTCTTGAAATATATATTTCTAGGAGATGGAGACACTTATCATGTGATTATAAGTTCTGCTCTAGAACCACAGGAAGAAAAAGCACTGatccaa AGGAGGGACAgtggatcctatggcattgccatggctcagattATGGAGGatactttggag CGGGCTGGCAATCTCCCTCAGAGTCAtgacatgcctcaacaagggatcctgGAGATTGAGCTATTTGATGTGTGgagaatagatttcatgggaccttttccaccttCATTCTCGaacacctacatccttgtggcagtggactatgtgtcTAAGTGGGTTGAGGCAGTCGCATCACCCCCTAATGATGCAAAGTAG
- the LOC140183024 gene encoding cysteine-rich repeat secretory protein 38-like, translating to MDKDKDTPLVMYMFAICMLLSCVGSSTDPVDTYCPTEFPLYSSNITFDNNLKLFLGLPPSNTASKNDFYNTSMGYGQDKVYGQALCRGDITNSTVYKEFIQKASQDLTKMCNSEDAIIWNELCQVRYSFQMFFASMTYTKKYPNHNLKEKNISHPSEFDQVLAYMMNNLSQEAAFVPANNMFVAGEIQYSGSDGIMNKKLYGLV from the coding sequence ATGGATAAGGACAAGGACACACCTTTAGTTATGTATATGTTTGCCATTTGTATGTTATTATCATGTGTTGGAAGCAGCACAGACCCTGTTGACACATATTGTCCAACTGAATTCCCATTATATAGTAGCAACATCACATTTGACAATAACCTAAAGCTTTTTTTGGGGTTGCCGCCCTCCAACACGGCTTCCAAGAATGACTTCTACAACACATCCATGGGATATGGGCAAGACAAGGTGTACGGACAAGCACTGTGCAGAGGAGACATCACCAACTCCACAGTCTACAaagaattcattcagaaagcaagccAAGATTTAACAAAGATGTGTAACAGTGAAGATGCAATCATATGGAATGAGCTTTGCCAAGTACGCTACTCTTTTCAGATGTTCTTCGCGAGTATGACTTACACCAAAAAGTATCCCAACCATAATCTTAAGGAGAAGAATATCTCTCACCCTTCCGAATTTGATCAAGTCTTGGCATATATGATGAACaacctctcacaagaagcagCTTTTGTTCCTGCCAACAACATGTTTGTAGCAGGGGAGATTCAATATTCTGGTTCTGATGGTATCATGAACAAGAAGCTTTATGGACTAGTCTAG